The following are encoded in a window of Dioscorea cayenensis subsp. rotundata cultivar TDr96_F1 chromosome 16, TDr96_F1_v2_PseudoChromosome.rev07_lg8_w22 25.fasta, whole genome shotgun sequence genomic DNA:
- the LOC120279100 gene encoding methionine aminopeptidase 1A isoform X1, whose translation MENEAGTAGESVLSCANCGKPASLQCPKCLELKLPREDASFCTQDCFKASWASHKKVHLRANLAAAAPSEQVQDGWLYCLKKGQARTSELPYYDWSGTLRPHRISTMRSVPFTIERPDWANDGIPKVEPSSDLQNIVEIKTPEQIERMRETCRIAREVLDAAARVIRPGITTDEIDKVVHDATIAAGGYPSPLNYHFFPKSCCTSVNEVICHGIPDARKLEDGDIVNVDVTVYYKGVHGDLNETYFVGQVDDVSQKLVRCTYECLEKAISIVKPGVRFREVGEVINRHASMSGFSVVKSYCGHGIGELFHCAPNIPHYGRNKAVGMMKAGQTFTIEPMINAGVWRDRLWPDGWTAVTADGKRSAQFEHTLLVTETGVEVLTARLPSSPNVFPWLDS comes from the exons ATGGAGAACGAGGCCGGAACGGCGGGGGAATCAGTGTTGTCATGTGCCAATTGCGGAAAGCCTGCCAGTCTTCA ATGTCCCAAGTGCCTGGAGCTAAAGCTACCTCGAGAAGATGCTTCTTTCTG CACACAGGATTGTTTTAAGGCATCCTGGGCATCTCATAAGAAAGTGCACTTGAGAGCAAACCTAGCAGCTGCTGCACCATCTGAACAAGTTCAAGATGGTTGGCTATATTGCTTGAAGAAAGGTCAAGCTCGAACTTCTGAGCTTCCTTATTATGATTGGTCCGG AACACTAAGGCCACACCGAATATCAACCATGCGTTCTGTGCCCTTTACAATTGAAAGGCCAGATTGGGCAAATGAT GGAATCCCAAAAGTTGAGCCCAGTAGTGACTTGCAGAATATAGTGGAG ATCAAGACGCCGGAACAAATTGAGAGAATGAGAGAAACATGCCGA ATTGCAAGGGAAGTACTAGATGCAGCTGCTCGAGTTATTCGACCTGGAATTACAACTGATGAAATTGACAAAGTGGTCCATGATGCAACAATTGCTGCTG GAGGATATCCATCTCCACTTAATTATCATTTCTTTCCTAAGTCTTGCTGCAC GTCAGTAAATGAGGTCATCTGCCATGGGATTCCAGATGCCAG GAAACTTGAGGATGGAGACATTGTTAATGTTGATGTTACTGTATACTATAAGGGTGTCCATG GTGACTTAAATGAAACATATTTTGTTGGGCAAGTGGATGATGTCTCTCAAAAGCTTGTTCGCTGCACATATGAGTGCTTAGAGAAAGCTATTTCTATAG TGAAACCTGGAGTTCGATTCCGTGAAGTTGGAGAAGTTATTAATCGGCATGCATCAATGTCAGGATTCTCTGTG gtaaaatCATATTGTGGCCATGGTATCGGAGAGCTATTCCACTGCGCCCCAAACATTCCTCATTATGGAA GAAACAAGGCTGTCGGAATGATGAAAGCTGGACAGACATTTACCATCGAACCTATGATTAATGCAG GTGTATGGCGTGACAGATTATGGCCTGATGGATGGACAGCAGTTACCGCAGACGGCAAGCGGAGTGCCCAGTTTGAGCACACACTGTTG GTGACTGAAACTGGTGTGGAGGTCCTCACAGCAAGGTTGCCATCCTCTCCAAATGTCTTTCCATGGTTAGATTCTTGA
- the LOC120279100 gene encoding methionine aminopeptidase 1A isoform X2, which yields MFDIYSSIYSCSLSRRLEFGHALPSFLAYLSCACRYFRANIFILILGLFLLLTIIICSLCYHLSHAAEYIWRWLGSFKLCFLDNFWPICHPSWGIPKVEPSSDLQNIVEIKTPEQIERMRETCRIAREVLDAAARVIRPGITTDEIDKVVHDATIAAGGYPSPLNYHFFPKSCCTSVNEVICHGIPDARKLEDGDIVNVDVTVYYKGVHGDLNETYFVGQVDDVSQKLVRCTYECLEKAISIVKPGVRFREVGEVINRHASMSGFSVVKSYCGHGIGELFHCAPNIPHYGRNKAVGMMKAGQTFTIEPMINAGVWRDRLWPDGWTAVTADGKRSAQFEHTLLVTETGVEVLTARLPSSPNVFPWLDS from the exons ATGTTTGACATTTATTCTAGTATATACTCATGCTCCTTGTCCAGGAGGTTAGAGTTTGGCCATGCATTGCCTTCATTCCTTGCATACCTATCATGTGCTTGCAGATACTTCAGagcaaatatttttatattgattctGGGCTTATTTTTGCTTCTGACAATTATTATATGTTCTTTATGTTATCACTTATCACATGCCGCTGAGTATATTTGGAGATGGCTTGGGAGTTTTAAACTCTGCTTCTTGGACAATTTTTGGCCCATCTGTCACCCATCCTGG GGAATCCCAAAAGTTGAGCCCAGTAGTGACTTGCAGAATATAGTGGAG ATCAAGACGCCGGAACAAATTGAGAGAATGAGAGAAACATGCCGA ATTGCAAGGGAAGTACTAGATGCAGCTGCTCGAGTTATTCGACCTGGAATTACAACTGATGAAATTGACAAAGTGGTCCATGATGCAACAATTGCTGCTG GAGGATATCCATCTCCACTTAATTATCATTTCTTTCCTAAGTCTTGCTGCAC GTCAGTAAATGAGGTCATCTGCCATGGGATTCCAGATGCCAG GAAACTTGAGGATGGAGACATTGTTAATGTTGATGTTACTGTATACTATAAGGGTGTCCATG GTGACTTAAATGAAACATATTTTGTTGGGCAAGTGGATGATGTCTCTCAAAAGCTTGTTCGCTGCACATATGAGTGCTTAGAGAAAGCTATTTCTATAG TGAAACCTGGAGTTCGATTCCGTGAAGTTGGAGAAGTTATTAATCGGCATGCATCAATGTCAGGATTCTCTGTG gtaaaatCATATTGTGGCCATGGTATCGGAGAGCTATTCCACTGCGCCCCAAACATTCCTCATTATGGAA GAAACAAGGCTGTCGGAATGATGAAAGCTGGACAGACATTTACCATCGAACCTATGATTAATGCAG GTGTATGGCGTGACAGATTATGGCCTGATGGATGGACAGCAGTTACCGCAGACGGCAAGCGGAGTGCCCAGTTTGAGCACACACTGTTG GTGACTGAAACTGGTGTGGAGGTCCTCACAGCAAGGTTGCCATCCTCTCCAAATGTCTTTCCATGGTTAGATTCTTGA